The DNA region CACCGTTGAACAAAAATACGAGCACATTCCAGACCGCTCGTCCCTGAAGCCTCGTCGACGGAGCCACGATCCGGCTGATGTGCTGCCGCAAATATAAACCTCCCGTCACACATGACAACACTGCGGACGCATGAATGGATTCACCGAGGACCCACGCCACATAGGGTGCCAGCAACGTGACCGCGATCTCGGTGGAACTTTCGCCGATGACTTGGAGCGCCCATCGCGTGACCAACCCGACCAGCAACCCGACGGCGATACCTGCCACGGCGGCATACAGGAATTGTAAGAGCGTGTCTCCGAAGACAAACGATCCGCTGACGGCTGCTGCCACAGCGGCCCGATAGAGCACGAGGGCCGTGGCATCATTGACCAGACTTTCGCCTTCCAGGATGGTCACGATGCGACGCGGCATATTCAGCCGTTTCCCGATCGCCGTCGCAGAGACGGCATCCGGTGGAGACACAATGGCCCCGAGCGCAACCGCCTCGGCCCATCCGAATCCCAACAGAGCATGAGCCGCTGCAGCAACCGCCGCAGTGGTAGCCAACACAAGCCCCACGGCTAAGAGCGAGATCGGCCGAATGTTGTCGCGAAAATCCCGGAGCGACGTAAAGTAGGCGGCTGCCCACAGAATGGGCGGCAAAAATACCAGAAAGACCAGATCCGGGTTCAGCGTGACCGTCGGGATGCCTGGCACCATGGCCAGCACCAGTCCGCCGATGACGAGTAAAATTTGGATAGGGGATGAGAATGCGGCGTGCAATCGTCGTCAGCGCGAGCACAACGGCGAGCAGCAGAATGATGAGTTCCAGTTGATGTAGACTCTCCATCTATTGCAACAGACAGTACATTCAATTGATTGCGGGCAGTGACTCTCAGACGATTCGTCGTCGTCTTCTTTCAGCTTCCTCAGAGGCGCAACGGTTTGATCGGCGACACGACCGCTGTCGGATCATTCTTCCAAATCGACTCGTCGGCATCCACGTAGACTTCAACTTCGTTCCCATCCGGATCTTTGAGATAGAGACTTTGACTCACCGTATGGTCGCTCATGCCGTCAATGGAAATCCCGGCTTGTTCCAACTCCTGCTTGGCCTGACGCAGCTCCTCAAGACTATCCCCAACCTTGACCCCGATATGGTAGAGCCCTCTGCGACACCCTGTCGGAGGCCCTGGAGCATCCCCGACTTGGATCAACAACAGTTCATGATGTGTGCGCCCAGATGTCAAGGCAACGGCAGTTCCGTTAAAAATTCTTCCAACCTCTTTGAACCCTAGCAAACCTTGATAGAAGCCGAGAGACTGTTTCAAATCTTTCACATAGAACACAACGTGGCCAAGGTAATGGGCTTTCATCAGACTCACCTCTTGCTGGAAATAGATTGACCCAACAGCGCTTTAACCGAAGCATGTGCCAGCACGACATCGGGGCTCCGCTGCAGCGCATCGTAATATTGCCGAGCGAACCCCTCCCCTTCTTCGGCCGGAGTGAGAAGCGCCTGTACAGACTTCAACAGGTCCCGAAATATCTCACCGTCTGAGACTGCATCCGACTCGCTGAGTTCATCAAGCTCGGCGATGGACTGGGAAAGCGGACGCAACCAGGCGAACCACGCATCGTTCAACGCGAGTTGCAAAAACTCGCCGTTCGATGGAATGCGCCCGTGCACACGCTCATACGCCACTCGCTCATCGTCGAGCAAGGCTTTGTGCAGGCGAAGTAACTCCCTACAAATACTATCCAAAGAGGCGTCCCTGCTTCTTTGCTTCCACATGACAACCCTTCAGAGCCTGGAACAGTCCATCATTGCCGGGCCAGTCCTAACTGCTTCATGAACGTCTGGTTGTCCCAGAATAGCCACTCCTCAGCCATCGTGGTGCCCTCCCAACGGCCGATGGTGACCATGTCCAGCTTGAAAGATTTTCCCGTCGGTGCGATGGTCTTCCCACCCCCACTAGGCATCGGCCGTGTGAAGGTGCCCGTCATGGTACCCATCACTGCAGTCCAATTGCCTGATGCGATGCGGATCGGGTGATCGACAATCTTGTGATCGGGTGCAAACACGAACAGGGGCTTGAGCGCTTCGATGTGAGGATCCAACCCCTTGGTGGTGCTGCCGTCAGGATAGTGAACGATGATGTCCTTCGCATGGCTCCTTCCGAGTTGGTCCCACTTTTGACCGCTGTATACGTTGAAATCAAGGTCATCAAAGTTCGCCAGGTTTGCAGTTTCAACCTGTCGTTGTCGCTGAACCTCGGCGAGTTGCTGCTGCAGCAGCTCAATATCGGCATTCGATTGTGCCAGGACGATGCGTGGAGAATCAGCCAGCAGGACAAGGCCGAGCGCGGCAAAATACATCCGTAGCTTCATGAGAGATACCCTTTTCCTCTCCTTTTCGGGGCGAACATAATCCCCGCTTTTTGCACTTCCTGATACGGAAGCAGCCACACCAACGATTCATCGCTGAGATCTCCGACTTGAATGCGGTTGCCCCATGGATCACGAAAGTCACAGCGGAAGTCCGGATGCAGCTTTAACTTATACTTCTTCGTCAGCTTCTGCCGAACTTGTTTGATTTGTTCCGCATCGCGGACCATGAGCCCAAAATGTTTCGTTCGATCCGGCTGCAACGTCTCGACTTCAAAAATCGCCATAAACTGATGCTCGCCGAGCTTGCACCAGACCGCGCCTTCCCCCCCGCGCAGCATCTTCAGCCCAAATACATCCTGATAAAACTTCGCCGCTTTCTTGGCATCCGTCACTTCGATCACGACGTGGTTGCAGCCATAGACCTGAACGGCCATTACCCACCGGCCTTTCCCACCGCCGAGCCTGCGGCACTCTCTCTGAAAGCCGCCACCAACTGTTCAGGAGGCTGTGCCCCGGAAAGAGCAGAGGTTCCGTTGATCACGAAATAGGGAACGCCTCGAATGCCCAACCGATGCCCTGTCGATTCCTCCACTTTCACCTCTTCGACACCCTCATCGCCCGCCAGAAATGTTGCGGCGATGGCTCGATCGAATCCCGCATCAGCAGCGGCTTGTGACAAAGTGTCGATATGCCCGATATCTCCGCCCTCCAGGAAATAACGGCGAAAGAGCATCTCAACCATTTCATCCTGTTTCCCTTGCCGTCCCGCCCACCAGACCAGGCGATGCGCGGTGAAGGTATTGGGCGTGCGTGTCATCCGCTCAAAGGCGAACCGGATCCCTTCGGCAGCACCAGCTATCGAAACCTGGTCATAGATCGTTCGCGCGGCGGCAGGACCCCCGAACTTCATGTCAAGATATTGTCGTCGATCCATTCCGTTGCGCGGCATGGTCGGATTCAATTGAAATGGTCGCCAACGGACGTTCACAGGCGCACCATCCCAAACCTGTAGCGCCCTCTCAAGCCGCCGCTTGCCCACATAACACCAAGGACAGATGACATCGGAATAGATATCGATACTCAGTACTCGTTCATTCATGACAAATGCCCCATTTTGCCCGCCTTGTAGTCCTCGAGCGCTTGAACGAGCTCAATCTTGCTGTTCATGACAAACGGGCCGTAGCGCGCGATCGGCTCCTTGATCGGCTGGCCGCTCAAGATCAAAAGCCGGCTGTCCTCACGAGCCTCAATGACGACCGACGCCCCTGCCCGCTTGCAGACGATCAATTCCGCTTCTCCGGCATCGTTCGAGCTGTTTGCCGACACCAGTCCTCGCACGATAAAGAGGGACGTATTATGCCCATCAGACAAAAACACCTCTGCACGTCCTCCGGCGACCAACTCCAGATCATAGAGTTCAATCGGCGTCACCGTCCTGGCCGGTCCTTTGTAACCCTGGAACGCACCGGCAATGACGCGGAGACGACCTGCCCCTCCCGCTATCTCAACGGTTGGGATCTGGGCCTTCAGAATCGTCTGGTATCTGGGCACCGACATTTTCTGCGATCGGGGCAAGTTCACCCACAGTTGAATGGCCTGAAAGATCCCACCCTTCGTCGCCCAATCAGCCTCATGCAACTCTTCGTGCACAACCCCGGACGCCGCTGTCATCCACTGCACATCGCCCGGGCCAATCACACCGGCATTTCCGGAGGAATCTCGATGCGCCACAGCCCCCTGATACATAATCGTGACGGTTTCAAAGCCTCGGTGCGGGTGTTCACCCACCCCACGAGGATGGTCCGTCGGCTCAAACGCCTGTGGGCCCGCATAGTCCAACAGGAGAAAGGGATCGACAGCTTGGTCCAGCTCGTTGCTTGGGAAGAGATTCCGCACGGGAAATCCGTCACCGACCATATGGGCTGAGCCAGGCCGATAGACTCCGAGCACCTCTTTAGGAACCAGCGTGCTTGTCGTCATGATGTCCTCCTTACCCTACATGCTTCATGAACGTGCTCGTGTAACCCTGGAGAAGCCTCTCGAATCAGCTCAAGCTACACCATCCCCCGTAACGCTTCGGACAAGGTGACCGTGCCTCGCACGAGCTTGGCTGGGAATTCGTATCCAACGGCACCCTTGGAGAACGCCGTGTACATTTCTTCAAACAATTTCGCCGCTTCGTCAGACAACCCAAACGACTTGAACGTCGGCACCACCGCACTCAGGGGCGCATGTTGCGCCGTGACCGGCTTACCCAGCAGCTGCCCCAGCGCAGCGGCCACCTCATTGGGGCTGTATTCTTCCGGTCCAGCCAATTCCACGATTTGTTTTCCTCGCCCACCGGCCATGAGCTGCTCTGCGGCAATTCGACCGATATCGTTGGTCGAGATCATCGGAATCTTGACTGGAGGGGCGATGAACGTCGGTAAGTCCCCCTGGGCCTTTGCCGCTCCGATGACCGGCGCCCAATTTTCCATAAAGTAGGGCGGCCGCAGAATGGTGAGGTGCTTCACGGCACCTTCCAGTTTTCCTTCACCGTAATGGACCGCCCTGATAGGGCCTGTCCCGCTCGGCAACTGACCACCGATGGAAGAGAGATACACCACATGACTAACCGCACTTTTCTTGACCGCCTCTGCGGCTCGATCCATGCGGGCCTGTTGATCTGACAACCAGGCGGTCGCCCCATAATTCGGGGGCACCATCAGATAGAGACCTGTGGCTCCCTCAAAGGCCTTGGTCAAGGCCGGCACATCATCTAACGATGCGACCGCAACATCTGCGCCTTTTGCCTTCCACCCAGCCCCCTTGTCAGCCGAACGGACGACAATCCGCACCGACTGCTTCTGATTCAGCAATGTTTCCACAACCGCCGATCCTGTATTCCCTGTTGCACCAAGCACGACAAACATAGTGAGCCTCCCCTTCTCGTTTCGTATTAACGCAATCCTTCTGCTCTGTGCGGTAAACCTGTCAGACTACACATCACGCCTCTCACCACGACCACCGGAACAGAGTCACCATGAATCTTCACTATCGCAATAGGCATTCCAGTTTGGCTTCACCGACAAGAAGGGCTCAATCCCGTTGTAACTCATAGTTTTTTGTCGGGTGCGTCCAACAATTGGACAGAAAAGAGGATGATTACGAGTGGCGATAGACCGGCACCGTGCCGAATAGTCGGCTCCGGTCTGCTAGTCTTATCCTAGCCTTTAATGGGAGGCGCGAATGACCGCTTCACATACTCGCATCGGGCTTCGATCCCTCATTCTCATCCTGCCAGTGGTGATGACTGCTCATTCCGCATTCGCCTCAGATGAGCGCTCACTACCCTCCCGGGTCGGTTCCGTGAGAATGTCCATCTCCACGTATGAACGGATTCCGATCGCCGCACTATTGGCGCATCCGGATCGCTATCAGATGAGGGACGTACGAATCACCGGGACCATCATCGCGCTTCAGACAGATATCGTCCCGAATCGGATGATCTGCGGAAGCCCTCACGAACGGACAACGCTGACCTTGGAGGACGAGAGCGGACAAATCGAGGTGATTGACCAAGGAGCCTGCGGGAAAAACGTGGGGGCACTGAAAGCGCCGATGGTGAAGGCAGGGGAACAGGTTGATCTGCTTGTCCAGATTATGGTGACGAAGAATCCAGAGTCCAGAGAAACACTATTGGAAACAACGATACGGTTCCTGGACCGTGTGCGATACTAAATGTTTTGTCGTGGTGGATAGTCACTCCCAGCCACTGACTTCGTAGCCTTTGTCTTTCAAACACTTCGTGACGGCATCCGCATAGAGAGGATCTGGTTCCAGCGGTTTGAACGTGCCACCGAGTAACC from Candidatus Nitrospira nitrosa includes:
- a CDS encoding DsbA family oxidoreductase, which encodes MNERVLSIDIYSDVICPWCYVGKRRLERALQVWDGAPVNVRWRPFQLNPTMPRNGMDRRQYLDMKFGGPAAARTIYDQVSIAGAAEGIRFAFERMTRTPNTFTAHRLVWWAGRQGKQDEMVEMLFRRYFLEGGDIGHIDTLSQAAADAGFDRAIAATFLAGDEGVEEVKVEESTGHRLGIRGVPYFVINGTSALSGAQPPEQLVAAFRESAAGSAVGKAGG
- a CDS encoding ester cyclase → MKLRMYFAALGLVLLADSPRIVLAQSNADIELLQQQLAEVQRQRQVETANLANFDDLDFNVYSGQKWDQLGRSHAKDIIVHYPDGSTTKGLDPHIEALKPLFVFAPDHKIVDHPIRIASGNWTAVMGTMTGTFTRPMPSGGGKTIAPTGKSFKLDMVTIGRWEGTTMAEEWLFWDNQTFMKQLGLARQ
- a CDS encoding pirin family protein; the encoded protein is MTTSTLVPKEVLGVYRPGSAHMVGDGFPVRNLFPSNELDQAVDPFLLLDYAGPQAFEPTDHPRGVGEHPHRGFETVTIMYQGAVAHRDSSGNAGVIGPGDVQWMTAASGVVHEELHEADWATKGGIFQAIQLWVNLPRSQKMSVPRYQTILKAQIPTVEIAGGAGRLRVIAGAFQGYKGPARTVTPIELYDLELVAGGRAEVFLSDGHNTSLFIVRGLVSANSSNDAGEAELIVCKRAGASVVIEAREDSRLLILSGQPIKEPIARYGPFVMNSKIELVQALEDYKAGKMGHLS
- a CDS encoding VOC family protein, with the protein product MKAHYLGHVVFYVKDLKQSLGFYQGLLGFKEVGRIFNGTAVALTSGRTHHELLLIQVGDAPGPPTGCRRGLYHIGVKVGDSLEELRQAKQELEQAGISIDGMSDHTVSQSLYLKDPDGNEVEVYVDADESIWKNDPTAVVSPIKPLRL
- a CDS encoding NmrA family NAD(P)-binding protein; amino-acid sequence: MFVVLGATGNTGSAVVETLLNQKQSVRIVVRSADKGAGWKAKGADVAVASLDDVPALTKAFEGATGLYLMVPPNYGATAWLSDQQARMDRAAEAVKKSAVSHVVYLSSIGGQLPSGTGPIRAVHYGEGKLEGAVKHLTILRPPYFMENWAPVIGAAKAQGDLPTFIAPPVKIPMISTNDIGRIAAEQLMAGGRGKQIVELAGPEEYSPNEVAAALGQLLGKPVTAQHAPLSAVVPTFKSFGLSDEAAKLFEEMYTAFSKGAVGYEFPAKLVRGTVTLSEALRGMV
- a CDS encoding VOC family protein, which produces MAVQVYGCNHVVIEVTDAKKAAKFYQDVFGLKMLRGGEGAVWCKLGEHQFMAIFEVETLQPDRTKHFGLMVRDAEQIKQVRQKLTKKYKLKLHPDFRCDFRDPWGNRIQVGDLSDESLVWLLPYQEVQKAGIMFAPKRRGKGYLS